One genomic region from Terriglobus aquaticus encodes:
- a CDS encoding B12-binding domain-containing radical SAM protein — protein MHFALVTAPTITEFRSREEILSRAVQQAALQPQLGILSVASVLEQWGDLPHLFDVNAEYLRFALNGEQPCMDEFADYMGALAVRSNADVYGLSSICSSFPLSLRIADAIKRLRPHAMVLFGGPQASVVDEAVLRRFPAVGFVLRGEVERSLPIFLRELCGNYRFADVPGLCFRDGNQVYRTASPPVIEDLDSLPSPAYHLSSYLRDATSASIELGRGCPFSCSFCSTNDFFRRRFRLRSPERVLADMRQIAETYGISHFELVHDMFTVDRKRVVAFCETLRASGEAFTWDCSARTDCVDAELLQQMASSGCRGLFFGIESGSTRMQRIIDKDLDPAKAEAMLQACEDVGIRTTASLIVGFPEENWADVADTLQIYMRSARCKRSHPQLNLLAPLAGTPLQTRHAADLILTDFNSSMSHQGLSQADMEVTLIRENPDIFSNFYRIPTPDLDWTMLFDLREWLSMITEHFRWLLCALVRRVTPLDLHKQWLAWSEESTRCRNAGELRRYYARDIARSDFLRFVQEGEFRSDPVVSTLLRVEATLASAGEARGLYARQKGWRLATSVQVLTLSYSLSALTAALAAGDEPTSMQSFYASRKDDSTLRLHCISPFLAKLLKLFGAGSGAEIGSFLRQEYGLSDTYDLTELIEQLIHELHKDGWITFDASLTA, from the coding sequence ATGCATTTCGCTCTCGTCACTGCACCGACGATTACGGAATTTCGCTCCCGCGAGGAGATCCTTAGCAGGGCCGTGCAACAGGCAGCCTTGCAGCCGCAGCTCGGCATCCTGTCCGTCGCGTCGGTACTGGAGCAGTGGGGCGACCTCCCGCACCTGTTCGATGTGAATGCGGAGTACCTTCGCTTCGCGTTGAATGGCGAACAACCCTGCATGGACGAATTCGCGGACTACATGGGAGCGCTGGCGGTCCGCTCTAACGCGGATGTGTACGGCCTGAGTTCGATCTGTAGCTCGTTCCCTCTCAGCCTGAGGATTGCAGATGCCATCAAACGGCTTCGACCGCACGCGATGGTCCTCTTTGGCGGTCCCCAGGCTTCTGTGGTGGATGAGGCGGTACTTCGCCGCTTCCCCGCAGTCGGTTTCGTTCTGCGGGGTGAAGTTGAGCGCTCCTTGCCAATCTTTCTCCGTGAACTTTGCGGGAATTATCGTTTCGCGGATGTGCCTGGGCTCTGTTTTCGCGACGGCAACCAGGTGTATCGAACAGCTAGTCCACCCGTCATCGAAGATCTGGATTCCCTGCCCTCTCCTGCGTATCACCTGAGCAGTTATCTTCGGGATGCAACCTCGGCCTCCATCGAATTGGGTCGGGGCTGCCCGTTCTCCTGCAGCTTCTGCTCGACCAATGACTTTTTTCGCCGACGCTTCCGCCTTCGTTCGCCGGAGCGGGTGTTGGCGGACATGCGGCAGATCGCGGAGACCTATGGAATCAGCCATTTTGAGCTCGTGCACGACATGTTCACCGTGGATCGCAAGCGAGTAGTTGCCTTTTGCGAAACGCTGCGCGCGTCGGGCGAAGCGTTCACTTGGGACTGCAGCGCACGTACGGACTGCGTTGATGCTGAGTTGCTGCAGCAGATGGCAAGCAGCGGCTGCCGTGGACTATTCTTCGGCATCGAGTCCGGCTCGACGCGCATGCAGCGGATTATCGATAAAGATCTGGATCCGGCGAAAGCGGAAGCCATGCTGCAGGCCTGTGAGGACGTTGGTATCCGTACCACGGCGTCACTGATCGTCGGCTTTCCCGAAGAGAACTGGGCAGATGTAGCTGACACGTTGCAGATCTATATGCGGTCAGCTCGGTGCAAGCGCTCCCATCCTCAACTGAATTTGTTGGCGCCGTTGGCAGGCACTCCGCTGCAGACCAGGCATGCGGCCGATCTAATCCTCACGGACTTCAACTCGAGCATGTCGCACCAAGGCCTGAGCCAGGCCGACATGGAAGTCACGCTGATCCGGGAGAACCCGGACATCTTCTCGAATTTCTACCGGATTCCCACGCCCGACCTTGATTGGACGATGCTCTTTGACCTTCGCGAATGGCTGAGCATGATCACCGAACACTTCCGTTGGCTGCTGTGCGCCCTCGTCAGGCGAGTCACTCCACTGGACTTGCACAAACAATGGCTCGCGTGGAGCGAAGAGTCTACGAGATGTCGCAATGCAGGAGAACTACGCCGGTATTACGCGCGTGACATCGCTCGATCGGACTTCCTTCGCTTTGTGCAAGAAGGAGAGTTTCGATCGGATCCAGTTGTTTCTACTCTGCTCAGGGTCGAAGCTACTCTCGCATCGGCCGGAGAAGCTAGAGGTTTGTATGCAAGGCAAAAAGGGTGGCGGCTCGCAACATCGGTCCAAGTGCTCACGTTAAGTTACAGCCTCTCTGCGTTGACGGCGGCATTGGCCGCCGGCGATGAGCCAACTTCAATGCAGTCCTTCTATGCATCGCGTAAAGACGATTCCACGCTTCGCCTTCACTGCATCTCTCCCTTTCTCGCCAAGCTTCTCAAGCTTTTCGGGGCGGGCTCCGGGGCGGAGATTGGCTCGTTCCTGCGACAGGAATACGGATTAAGCGACACGTATGACTTAACCGAACTTATCGAACAGCTAATCCATGAACTGCACAAGGATGGATGGATTACCTTCGACGCCTCGCTCACGGCGTAG
- a CDS encoding serine/threonine-protein kinase, with amino-acid sequence MSPDRWSRVKEIFDSIADEPASRHMALVHAACDGDLALEAEVLRLLGAVPALSDFLEAGASNLFGELLEQPSSSPAFVVGAVLARRFEIRSYINRGGMGEVYEAWDSQLNQAVALKTILPHISANPAVIERFKQEVRLAREVSHPNICRVHELFCEEPAEGPPIWFLSMELLRGTTLLAHIREHGPLLRTAAEHLAVAMLSGLQAAHTRGLVHRDFKSGNVMLLDMPGSPVRAVITDFGLAIMNSPGVTNGSDLIARGTPGYMSPEQKRGEVVGPAADQYAFGVVLWEMMTGQTPPATGNLSIDSRNIAYPKTWLRVIQRCTAPAPDDRFPDMAAVRSSLLPAPVRTRMIWVEAAAILLAAGLGLLLWKRHARVPPVACVICNTVQITPDVDKSETPSLSQDGRFVAYSSDRAEPGNLDIFVQKLPSGPVIRLTRDGARDTVPSISPDGSQVAFRSERDGGGIYLASTQAPEQSPRLLIRGGRDPKFSPDGKSLLYWTGDPDSSTPSGRAFLLPLAGGAPQLVAAQFQDARYPVWNSNGRAILLTGCLAPGLLPDCLDWWIASASTGTVAPTHAFFSLRAKNFLPGRLNSLEWRGNQLVYSSMNTSGRLNLAEISLPPSDPHAIGQPRWLLPSDSGELDPSISGGGSIAFTRITGALHIWKMDGLLEKKQLSLEKVTEDPEVDGQPFVAEGGRYLVFTRGRSAQRVVVLRDLQSGQERVVWNQGLSAQSPIVDRDGVWLAFQQAEPTGRSAVYAGRIGTSMKRICEDCSAPFGWFAHDHMFFFRSGLKALSLADPRTGQQQPVLSETEAMLGDASWSAATSNLVLVASSPARKRIEVVHLNSIDLHPQRSVFMPEEPGTPLHPRWYGNGTGIVYTSNRDGFMCLYRRRFDVAKQRFGEPIVAAHIHNQRASIDEVLPRVLNLSTDGDSLFLNLGEQSSTIQVGTLAQVH; translated from the coding sequence ATGAGCCCGGACCGGTGGAGTCGGGTCAAAGAAATCTTCGATTCGATCGCGGATGAGCCGGCATCTCGCCACATGGCGCTTGTGCATGCGGCCTGCGACGGCGACCTGGCCTTGGAAGCGGAAGTACTGCGCCTCCTGGGGGCTGTCCCTGCTTTAAGCGACTTCCTGGAAGCGGGTGCCAGCAACTTATTTGGCGAGTTACTGGAGCAGCCTTCCAGCTCACCTGCATTCGTGGTGGGCGCCGTTCTGGCTCGACGCTTTGAAATACGGTCCTACATCAACCGCGGCGGTATGGGCGAGGTATACGAAGCGTGGGACAGCCAGCTGAACCAAGCCGTTGCCCTCAAAACCATCCTTCCTCACATCTCAGCGAATCCTGCGGTCATTGAGCGCTTCAAGCAGGAGGTGCGGCTTGCCCGCGAGGTGTCCCACCCCAACATTTGCCGCGTGCACGAGCTCTTCTGCGAGGAGCCGGCTGAGGGACCACCCATCTGGTTCCTGAGCATGGAACTGCTACGTGGGACTACTCTTCTGGCCCACATTCGTGAGCACGGCCCGCTGTTGCGCACTGCTGCAGAGCACCTTGCCGTTGCCATGCTCTCGGGGCTGCAGGCCGCCCACACGCGTGGTCTGGTTCACCGGGACTTCAAATCGGGTAATGTCATGCTGCTCGACATGCCTGGCTCTCCGGTGCGCGCCGTGATCACCGACTTCGGTCTGGCCATTATGAATTCGCCGGGCGTCACGAACGGAAGCGACCTGATCGCACGCGGAACTCCGGGGTACATGTCGCCCGAGCAGAAGCGCGGTGAGGTGGTTGGACCTGCGGCGGACCAGTACGCATTCGGCGTGGTGCTGTGGGAGATGATGACGGGTCAGACGCCGCCAGCAACGGGTAACCTGTCCATCGACTCACGGAACATCGCGTATCCAAAGACGTGGCTGCGGGTGATTCAACGCTGCACCGCACCCGCACCCGACGACCGCTTCCCCGACATGGCTGCGGTCAGGTCCTCGCTTCTGCCCGCACCCGTGCGCACGCGCATGATCTGGGTTGAAGCGGCGGCAATCCTGCTAGCGGCGGGCTTAGGACTACTGCTCTGGAAACGTCACGCCAGGGTGCCTCCCGTCGCCTGCGTGATTTGCAATACGGTGCAGATAACTCCAGACGTGGATAAGTCGGAGACACCCTCCCTCTCGCAGGACGGCCGCTTCGTGGCATATTCCTCAGATCGCGCCGAGCCTGGCAACCTGGACATCTTTGTGCAGAAGCTTCCCTCCGGACCCGTCATTCGGCTGACCCGCGACGGCGCACGAGACACCGTTCCAAGCATCTCTCCCGATGGAAGCCAGGTGGCGTTTCGATCGGAGCGTGACGGCGGCGGCATCTATCTGGCATCGACACAAGCGCCAGAACAGTCTCCTCGTCTTCTGATCAGGGGTGGCCGCGATCCCAAGTTTTCACCCGACGGCAAGAGCCTCCTCTACTGGACCGGCGATCCGGATTCCAGCACGCCTTCCGGAAGGGCATTTCTGCTGCCCTTGGCCGGTGGTGCTCCCCAGCTCGTGGCAGCCCAGTTCCAGGATGCACGGTACCCCGTTTGGAATTCGAACGGGCGGGCGATTCTGCTGACAGGCTGTTTGGCGCCGGGCCTTCTTCCCGATTGCCTGGATTGGTGGATCGCCTCTGCCAGCACTGGCACAGTCGCACCCACCCACGCCTTTTTCTCTCTGCGTGCGAAAAACTTCCTGCCGGGCCGACTCAACTCTCTGGAGTGGCGCGGGAATCAGCTCGTCTACAGCTCTATGAACACGAGTGGCAGGCTGAATCTTGCCGAAATTTCGTTGCCGCCCAGTGATCCTCACGCCATCGGTCAGCCGCGATGGCTGCTCCCGTCCGATTCCGGTGAGCTCGATCCTTCAATATCAGGAGGGGGATCGATCGCGTTCACTCGCATCACCGGAGCTCTTCACATTTGGAAAATGGACGGTCTCCTTGAAAAGAAGCAGCTTTCTCTGGAAAAGGTGACAGAGGATCCCGAGGTAGATGGTCAGCCCTTTGTCGCGGAGGGAGGGCGCTATCTCGTCTTTACGCGCGGGCGAAGCGCACAACGTGTGGTGGTGCTGCGCGACCTGCAAAGCGGTCAGGAACGCGTGGTCTGGAACCAAGGCTTGTCGGCGCAGTCACCTATAGTCGACCGCGACGGGGTCTGGCTAGCGTTTCAGCAGGCAGAACCGACAGGCCGGTCCGCGGTATATGCAGGGCGCATCGGGACCAGCATGAAGCGTATCTGCGAAGACTGCAGCGCGCCCTTCGGTTGGTTTGCGCACGACCACATGTTCTTTTTCCGAAGCGGACTCAAGGCGCTCTCGCTCGCTGATCCACGCACCGGCCAGCAACAGCCTGTCTTGAGTGAAACAGAAGCCATGCTGGGGGACGCGAGTTGGTCAGCCGCCACGAGCAATCTGGTTCTGGTCGCGTCTTCGCCGGCGCGCAAGCGAATCGAGGTTGTGCACCTGAATTCCATCGACCTCCATCCACAACGGTCAGTATTCATGCCGGAGGAGCCAGGCACACCACTGCACCCGCGCTGGTACGGCAACGGAACCGGCATCGTGTACACCTCCAATCGCGACGGGTTCATGTGCCTTTATCGTCGCCGCTTCGATGTGGCTAAACAACGATTCGGCGAACCCATCGTCGCAGCCCACATCCATAACCAGCGCGCCTCCATAGACGAGGTCTTGCCGCGCGTGCTGAACTTGTCCACTGACGGCGATAGCCTCTTCCTCAATCTTGGCGAGCAGAGCTCGACCATACAGGTCGGCACCCTTGCTCAGGTCCACTAA
- a CDS encoding ECF-type sigma factor has product MHAGDQHAASELVPLLYRELHRLAEAAMRRERPGHTLQPTVLVHEAYLQLLQTERIDWQSTAHFLALAANTMRRVLVDHARAAKAQKRPGGHEQVELNSRVQVFEQQIDVLSLNEAMDKLAAFDPRLAQAVEMRFFGGLSFEEIAQAQGISLRTAKRDWVLAKSWLYTELARGSAET; this is encoded by the coding sequence GTGCATGCGGGTGACCAGCATGCTGCGTCAGAACTGGTGCCTCTCCTCTATCGCGAGCTGCACCGCCTGGCAGAGGCCGCCATGCGCCGCGAGCGCCCAGGTCATACGTTGCAGCCGACGGTTCTGGTGCACGAAGCCTACCTGCAACTGTTGCAAACAGAACGGATCGATTGGCAGAGCACAGCCCATTTTCTTGCTCTTGCCGCAAACACGATGCGGCGTGTGCTGGTCGACCATGCGAGGGCGGCGAAAGCTCAGAAACGTCCCGGCGGGCATGAGCAGGTGGAACTCAACTCGCGCGTGCAGGTGTTCGAACAGCAGATCGATGTCCTCTCTCTGAACGAAGCGATGGACAAGCTGGCCGCCTTTGATCCGCGTCTGGCGCAAGCCGTGGAGATGCGATTTTTCGGCGGGCTTTCGTTTGAAGAGATCGCGCAAGCGCAAGGTATTTCGCTCCGAACCGCGAAGCGCGACTGGGTCTTGGCAAAAAGCTGGCTCTACACGGAATTGGCGCGCGGCTCCGCTGAGACATGA
- a CDS encoding Plug and carboxypeptidase regulatory-like domain-containing protein, producing MRRSLLCIAALTAIPAAVLVHPLAAQTIFGQISGTISDPSGAAVPNATVTLTNTGKQLTRTVTTDSSGNYTATTLPLGTYTVAVTAPGFSTAQQQNVEVTADARVTSNLTLQVGQSSEVVEVQGGAVESLNTTNGSLERVIDARQVDNLALNGRNYTQLLTLVPGAVVTNPDIFSVTTSLASNNQTINGNRSDTNNLTVDGAYNQVAGSNGSLMNNVGPDFIAEVKIDTSNASAEFGRTSGPTFNIVTKSGTNQFHGGAFEFLRNSYLDATNYIARRKTQLIYNDFGFFVGGPIIKEKLFFFVGEEWKRLRQQATAQTFTVPTSAMLAGDFSGLCTAGFVNGVCTNATQQLYIPGTSTPIANNNIASRITPDGRAIANVYQTIIKGGLSYRDGQTGTPSNNLTLAPSNPLNFHQDLVRFDYVINQKHSLFGRWIHDQNSLIDPFGTFSNSGILNTTPTQRNRPGQSYLLSETWLIHPNLINQVQGNASWAAQRIPPVGNNWKRETYNFQYQKLYPGVGTYPNGIPIVNVTNFAGFQGPNFGLLSPSTDIQVADNITWVKGDHNFKFGAAYIRDRVDQNGRSNYTGTATFNSLPTTSNCRSATGNTTCYSLADAFLGNFQSYSEASADPVGHFRFNQIEGYAQDSWRATRKLSLEYGLRYQWIQPFYLQGNNATNFDPSVYNAANAVTVTPSGGLVANSGNLYTGLIRAGNGVPSDQQIRVPNVNTALFPLIPTGAPRGFYKMNGAVGPRFGFAYAANDKTSVRGGIGMYYYRPQGNLIFSQLNLPPFLNNTQLGIGNLGTISTQAAAAPGLQGGISAIDPRNKNPYTLQYSFGFQRQLPSSVLLEVNYVGNVAHHQLRQPNINFPDLVSTVTNQNSATPYSSTAIFNPYRGYNAISSNRFDSNYNYNALQVFASKRKGVVTATLAYTYSKALGDSSVNNITLENWQNLQYNYGPLSNDRRHAFVASFVIQAPELRGHNFAVREGIGGWQVSGVARLQSGAYYNVQASSPVQFGTVRADQLPGTKIYGNGHAGLNGYLNNTAGNVQTINPVTGAVVNTPTRGAFLAPPKTVYRFGNSGYGAIVGPGLAQTDMTLSKFFPIHESVRLKFQWDVFNVLNRTNFNGINLNASNSNFGTFSSAFPPRQMQFGLKLLF from the coding sequence ATGCGTCGATCGTTACTGTGCATTGCGGCACTCACAGCTATTCCGGCTGCGGTGCTCGTCCATCCGTTGGCGGCACAAACCATTTTTGGCCAGATCTCCGGCACCATTTCGGACCCGAGTGGGGCAGCTGTTCCGAACGCGACCGTAACCTTGACCAACACGGGCAAGCAGTTGACGCGCACGGTCACGACTGACAGCAGCGGCAACTACACTGCAACAACCCTGCCGCTGGGCACGTACACCGTTGCGGTCACCGCGCCTGGCTTCAGCACGGCTCAGCAGCAGAACGTGGAAGTGACGGCCGACGCCAGAGTCACCTCGAACCTGACGCTGCAGGTAGGCCAGAGCAGCGAAGTGGTCGAGGTGCAGGGCGGTGCCGTTGAATCGCTGAACACGACCAATGGTTCTCTGGAACGCGTGATCGATGCACGGCAGGTTGATAATCTGGCCCTGAACGGCCGCAATTACACGCAGTTGCTGACGCTGGTGCCGGGCGCGGTGGTGACCAATCCGGACATCTTCTCTGTTACCACCTCGCTTGCCTCGAACAACCAGACCATCAACGGTAATCGCAGCGACACCAACAACCTGACCGTGGACGGCGCCTACAACCAGGTAGCCGGTTCTAACGGCTCGCTGATGAACAACGTGGGGCCGGACTTCATCGCCGAGGTAAAGATTGATACTTCGAACGCTTCGGCAGAATTTGGCCGCACTTCGGGGCCGACCTTCAATATCGTCACCAAAAGCGGCACCAACCAATTCCATGGCGGCGCATTCGAGTTCCTGCGCAACAGCTACCTGGACGCGACGAACTACATTGCGCGCCGCAAGACCCAGTTGATCTACAACGACTTCGGCTTCTTCGTTGGCGGCCCGATCATCAAGGAGAAGCTGTTCTTCTTCGTTGGTGAAGAGTGGAAGCGGCTGCGCCAGCAGGCAACGGCCCAGACCTTTACGGTGCCTACGAGCGCGATGCTGGCGGGTGACTTCTCTGGCCTCTGCACGGCAGGCTTCGTCAACGGTGTGTGCACCAACGCCACACAGCAGTTGTATATCCCGGGCACCAGCACCCCCATCGCCAACAACAACATCGCCAGCCGCATTACACCTGACGGTCGCGCGATCGCGAACGTTTACCAGACGATCATCAAGGGTGGCCTGAGCTATCGCGATGGGCAAACGGGTACACCCAGCAACAACCTGACCCTGGCGCCCTCGAACCCGCTGAACTTTCATCAGGACCTGGTGCGCTTCGATTATGTCATCAATCAGAAGCATTCTCTGTTCGGTCGCTGGATTCACGATCAGAACTCACTCATCGATCCTTTCGGCACCTTCTCCAACAGCGGCATCCTGAACACGACGCCAACGCAGCGCAACCGTCCCGGACAGAGCTATCTGCTCTCGGAGACCTGGCTGATCCACCCCAACCTGATCAACCAGGTACAGGGCAATGCAAGCTGGGCAGCGCAGCGCATTCCACCCGTTGGAAACAACTGGAAGCGTGAGACCTACAACTTCCAGTACCAGAAGCTGTACCCGGGCGTGGGTACGTACCCGAACGGCATTCCGATCGTGAACGTCACGAATTTCGCCGGCTTCCAGGGACCGAACTTCGGGCTGCTGTCGCCGTCGACGGACATCCAGGTCGCGGACAACATCACCTGGGTCAAGGGTGACCACAACTTCAAGTTTGGCGCTGCGTACATCCGCGATCGCGTGGACCAGAACGGTCGCTCGAACTACACGGGTACTGCGACTTTCAACTCTCTGCCGACAACCAGTAACTGCCGCAGCGCTACGGGCAACACCACCTGCTACTCACTGGCCGACGCGTTCCTGGGTAACTTCCAGAGCTACTCGGAAGCGAGCGCCGATCCTGTGGGTCACTTCCGCTTCAACCAGATTGAAGGGTACGCGCAGGATAGCTGGCGCGCCACGCGCAAGCTGAGCCTGGAGTACGGTCTGCGCTACCAGTGGATCCAGCCGTTCTACCTGCAGGGAAACAACGCGACCAACTTTGACCCATCGGTTTACAACGCGGCAAACGCGGTGACCGTGACGCCGAGCGGCGGCCTGGTGGCTAACTCCGGCAACCTGTACACCGGTCTGATCCGTGCCGGCAACGGCGTTCCGAGCGATCAGCAGATCCGGGTGCCGAACGTGAACACGGCGCTGTTCCCGCTGATTCCAACTGGCGCACCGCGCGGCTTTTACAAGATGAACGGAGCCGTTGGACCACGCTTCGGCTTCGCCTATGCTGCCAATGACAAGACGTCCGTGCGCGGCGGCATCGGTATGTACTACTACCGTCCACAGGGCAACCTGATCTTCAGCCAGTTGAACCTGCCGCCCTTCCTGAACAACACCCAGCTCGGCATCGGCAACCTGGGCACCATCTCAACGCAGGCTGCCGCGGCTCCGGGACTGCAGGGAGGAATCAGCGCGATCGATCCGCGAAACAAGAACCCCTATACGCTGCAGTACAGCTTCGGATTCCAGCGCCAGTTGCCATCGAGCGTGCTGCTTGAGGTGAACTACGTCGGCAACGTAGCGCACCACCAGTTGCGCCAGCCCAACATCAACTTCCCTGACCTGGTCAGCACCGTCACCAATCAGAACTCGGCAACTCCGTACTCGTCCACGGCCATCTTCAACCCGTACCGCGGCTATAACGCGATCAGCAGCAACCGGTTTGATTCCAACTACAACTACAACGCTCTGCAAGTCTTCGCTTCCAAGCGCAAAGGCGTAGTGACGGCGACCCTGGCATACACCTATTCCAAGGCGCTTGGTGATTCGTCCGTGAACAACATCACGCTCGAGAACTGGCAGAACCTGCAGTACAACTACGGTCCCCTTTCGAACGACCGACGCCACGCCTTTGTAGCCAGCTTCGTCATCCAGGCACCGGAACTTCGCGGCCACAACTTCGCTGTCCGCGAAGGCATCGGTGGCTGGCAGGTGAGTGGTGTAGCCCGGCTGCAGAGCGGTGCCTACTACAACGTTCAGGCAAGCTCGCCAGTGCAGTTCGGAACCGTTCGCGCGGATCAACTGCCTGGCACGAAGATCTACGGCAACGGCCACGCCGGTCTGAACGGGTACCTGAACAACACGGCGGGTAATGTGCAGACCATCAACCCGGTCACGGGCGCGGTGGTCAACACGCCGACGCGCGGCGCGTTCCTTGCACCGCCGAAGACGGTGTACCGGTTCGGCAACTCGGGCTATGGCGCAATCGTCGGCCCGGGGCTCGCACAGACGGACATGACCCTGTCGAAGTTCTTCCCAATCCACGAGAGCGTCCGGCTCAAGTTCCAGTGGGATGTCTTCAACGTCCTCAACCGCACCAACTTCAACGGCATCAACCTGAACGCAAGCAACAGCAACTTCGGCACCTTCTCCTCGGCCTTCCCACCGCGGCAGATGCAGTTCGGTCTGAAGCTGCTGTTCTAA
- a CDS encoding glycoside hydrolase family 2 protein encodes MRLRSCSKPLAAVACLVLTASAAAQQTPLRTLLVGADRRPAQSLDGDWHYLVEQPPARELYDSQGKIRDTGYALNTHPNISSGPHNSEYDFSTAPTLKVPGDWNTQDPTLLRFEGVVWYQRDFDYTPQPGQRTFLHIGAANYRSVFWVNGKRLCEHEGGFTPFDCDATALLHPGSNFVVAAVDSTRHQDDIPSLLYDFYDYGGLTRDVSLITVPTEFIDDYRVQLQHGASFAPGSAAARTVAGYVHVEGAAAGTKVNIRIPEAGVDATATTDGNGQASFQAEAKRLDLWSTTNPKLYAVQISAGADHVADQIGFRDVRVDGTRILLNGKPIALLGANMHAEAPVRGGRAYSDADMQNIVKMLHAINANFVRLCHYPHDERMTRATDAAGILAWSEIPLWQRITFSSPEVYAKAVTMLHEMIRRDQNKASVIFWSVSNETPNNADRTRFLTNLANEARHTDSTRLITSALIGPRVSEDRIVQDDPLMPALDVVGQNEYIGWYEGTAEDADRKTWVLPQKPFIMSEFGAEATPGNHGGAHDRWTEEQQVNVLQHQFAMIRRIPQMRGTTPWVLMDFRSSTRNIPKLQNGYNRKGLFSETMQPKQSVELVRKTYTENPPVKAE; translated from the coding sequence GTGCGCCTTCGTTCCTGCAGCAAGCCGCTTGCCGCCGTTGCCTGCCTTGTGTTGACCGCCAGTGCCGCCGCTCAACAGACACCACTTCGAACGTTGCTGGTGGGTGCCGACCGCCGGCCGGCACAGTCTCTAGATGGAGACTGGCACTACCTGGTGGAGCAGCCGCCCGCGCGTGAGCTCTATGACTCGCAAGGCAAGATTCGCGACACGGGCTATGCCCTGAACACGCATCCCAACATCAGCAGTGGACCGCACAACTCCGAGTATGACTTCAGCACCGCGCCTACGCTGAAAGTGCCGGGCGACTGGAACACGCAGGATCCGACGCTGCTGCGCTTTGAAGGCGTGGTCTGGTATCAGCGCGACTTCGACTACACGCCACAGCCGGGCCAGCGCACTTTCCTGCACATTGGCGCGGCCAACTACCGTTCGGTGTTCTGGGTGAACGGCAAGCGCCTGTGTGAGCACGAGGGTGGCTTCACGCCATTCGATTGTGACGCGACCGCGCTGCTGCACCCGGGCAGCAACTTCGTCGTGGCGGCGGTGGACTCAACGCGTCACCAGGACGACATTCCATCGCTGCTCTACGACTTCTACGACTATGGCGGCCTCACACGTGACGTGTCGCTGATCACGGTGCCAACGGAGTTCATCGACGACTACCGCGTTCAACTGCAGCACGGAGCCAGCTTCGCTCCTGGATCTGCCGCGGCGCGCACCGTTGCCGGTTATGTTCACGTGGAAGGCGCCGCAGCCGGAACCAAGGTGAATATCCGCATTCCGGAAGCGGGTGTTGACGCCACGGCGACGACAGACGGCAACGGTCAGGCGTCCTTCCAGGCAGAGGCGAAACGCCTCGACCTGTGGTCCACCACCAATCCAAAGCTGTATGCCGTTCAGATCAGCGCGGGGGCTGATCACGTGGCAGACCAGATCGGCTTCCGCGACGTTCGTGTGGACGGCACACGCATCCTGCTCAACGGCAAACCGATAGCGCTGCTCGGTGCCAACATGCACGCGGAGGCTCCTGTGCGCGGTGGCCGAGCATACAGCGATGCCGATATGCAGAACATCGTCAAGATGCTGCATGCCATCAACGCGAATTTCGTGCGGCTGTGCCACTATCCGCATGACGAGCGGATGACCCGCGCGACGGACGCTGCAGGCATCCTGGCGTGGTCGGAGATCCCACTGTGGCAGCGCATCACCTTCAGCAGTCCGGAGGTCTACGCCAAGGCCGTGACCATGCTGCACGAGATGATCCGTCGCGATCAGAACAAAGCGTCGGTAATCTTCTGGTCTGTGTCGAACGAAACGCCGAACAACGCCGACCGGACACGCTTTCTGACGAACCTTGCGAACGAAGCGCGCCACACCGATTCCACGCGCCTGATCACCAGCGCTCTGATCGGTCCGCGCGTAAGTGAAGATCGCATCGTGCAGGATGATCCGTTGATGCCGGCGCTGGATGTTGTAGGTCAGAACGAATACATCGGCTGGTACGAAGGCACGGCGGAAGACGCCGACCGGAAGACCTGGGTGCTACCACAAAAGCCGTTCATCATGTCGGAGTTCGGCGCCGAGGCGACGCCCGGCAATCACGGCGGAGCGCACGATCGCTGGACGGAAGAGCAGCAAGTGAACGTTCTACAGCATCAGTTCGCCATGATCCGTCGCATTCCGCAGATGCGGGGAACCACGCCATGGGTGTTGATGGATTTCCGGTCGTCCACGCGGAACATTCCTAAGCTGCAGAACGGGTATAACCGCAAAGGCCTGTTTTCTGAAACGATGCAGCCGAAGCAAAGTGTGGAGCTGGTCCGCAAGACGTATACCGAGAACCCGCCGGTCAAAGCGGAGTAG